Proteins from one Coffea arabica cultivar ET-39 chromosome 8c, Coffea Arabica ET-39 HiFi, whole genome shotgun sequence genomic window:
- the LOC113722413 gene encoding alcohol dehydrogenase-like 4 isoform X1 produces the protein MEEEKGEKGKAGKNNRPPSIKLPGKGDTHSAANTITCKAAVVYGPGQPLVIQDVLVDPPKKMEVRIRILYTSICHTDLGAWLGTNEAQRAYPRILGHEASGVVESVGEGVTELKAGDHAVPIFNGECGSCDYCKSDKTNLCEKYRVNPLKSVMVNDGKCRFRSKEGGKPIFHFLNTSTFSEYTVLDSACVVKIDPTAPLRQMALLSCCIATGVGAVCNTAKVQPGSTVAVFGLGAVGLAVVEGARSRGASKIIGVDVNPDKLTKGQTMGVTHFVNPKELEKPVHEVIREMTGGGVEYSFECAGNLDVVREAFLSTHDGWGLTVVLGVHATPAMLPLHPMELFDGRRIVGSVFGDFKGKSQLPRLAQDCMRGVARLDEFITHQLPFEKINEAFQLLVRGKSLRCLLHLSSPQLN, from the exons ATGGAGGAAG AAAAGGGAGAGAAGGGGAAAGCGGGGAAAAACAACAGGCCTCCATCGATTAAGCTACCCGGAAAAG GTGACACGCATTCCGCAGCAAATACCATAACTTGCAAAG ctGCGGTGGTCTACGGTCCGGGGCAACCTTTGGTGATACAAGATGTTTTAGTGGATCCCCCAAAGAAAATGGAGGTCCGTATCCGGATCCTCTACACTTCAATTTGCCACACCGATCTTGGCGCTTGGCTAGGCACG aatgaagctCAGAGAGCGTATCCTCGAATTCTGGGACATGAAGCTTCAGG AGTGGTAGAGAGCGTGGGAGAAGGAGTGACGGAGCTGAAAGCCGGAGATCACGCGGTTCCCATATTCAACGGGGAGTGCGGGAGCTGCGATTACTGCAAATCCGACAAAACAAATCTGTGCGAAAAATATCGGGTAAATCCATTGAAAAGCGTAATGGTGAACGATGGCAAGTGTAGGTTTAGGAGTAAAGAAGGCGGGAAACCCATTTTCCATTTCCTCAACACATCCACTTTCAGCGAGTACACCGTCCTTGATTCTGCCTGTGTCGTCAAGATTGACCCCACGGCGCCCCTTCGCCAAATGGCCTTGCTCAGCTGCTGCATAGCTACCG GTGTGGGAGCTGTATGTAATACTGCCAAAGTGCAGCCTGGCTCAACTGTGGCGGTTTTTGGTTTGGGTGCAGTTGGATTGGCG GTTGTGGAAGGAGCGCGATCACGAGGAGCATCCAAAATCATAGGGGTCGATGTTAACCCCGACAAACTAACGAAAG GTCAAACGATGGGAGTTACCCATTTCGTAAATCCCAAGGAACTGGAAAAGCCCGTGCATGAG GTAATTAGAGAAATGACGGGAGGAGGGGTGGAGTACAGTTTTGAATGTGCGGGTAACTTGGATGTTGTCAGGGAGGCTTTCCTATCTACCCACGAC GGTTGGGGTTTGACAGTTGTTCTGGGGGTGCACGCGACGCCCGCAATGCTGCCTCTCCATCCCATGGAGCTGTTTGATGGGCGAAGGATCGTAGGCTCAGTTTTTGGTGATTTCAAGGGCAAGTCTCAATTGCCCCGTCTTGCTCAAGACTGCATGCGCGGG GTGGCCAGGTTGGATGAGTTCATTACTCATCAACTACCTTTCGAAAAGATCAATGAAGCTTTCCAGCTGCTGGTTCGAGGAAAATCCTTGCGATGCCTTCTTCATCTATCATCACCTCAACTCAACTAA
- the LOC113722413 gene encoding alcohol dehydrogenase-like 4 isoform X2 — translation MEEGDTHSAANTITCKAAVVYGPGQPLVIQDVLVDPPKKMEVRIRILYTSICHTDLGAWLGTNEAQRAYPRILGHEASGVVESVGEGVTELKAGDHAVPIFNGECGSCDYCKSDKTNLCEKYRVNPLKSVMVNDGKCRFRSKEGGKPIFHFLNTSTFSEYTVLDSACVVKIDPTAPLRQMALLSCCIATGVGAVCNTAKVQPGSTVAVFGLGAVGLAVVEGARSRGASKIIGVDVNPDKLTKGQTMGVTHFVNPKELEKPVHEVIREMTGGGVEYSFECAGNLDVVREAFLSTHDGWGLTVVLGVHATPAMLPLHPMELFDGRRIVGSVFGDFKGKSQLPRLAQDCMRGVARLDEFITHQLPFEKINEAFQLLVRGKSLRCLLHLSSPQLN, via the exons ATGGAGGAAG GTGACACGCATTCCGCAGCAAATACCATAACTTGCAAAG ctGCGGTGGTCTACGGTCCGGGGCAACCTTTGGTGATACAAGATGTTTTAGTGGATCCCCCAAAGAAAATGGAGGTCCGTATCCGGATCCTCTACACTTCAATTTGCCACACCGATCTTGGCGCTTGGCTAGGCACG aatgaagctCAGAGAGCGTATCCTCGAATTCTGGGACATGAAGCTTCAGG AGTGGTAGAGAGCGTGGGAGAAGGAGTGACGGAGCTGAAAGCCGGAGATCACGCGGTTCCCATATTCAACGGGGAGTGCGGGAGCTGCGATTACTGCAAATCCGACAAAACAAATCTGTGCGAAAAATATCGGGTAAATCCATTGAAAAGCGTAATGGTGAACGATGGCAAGTGTAGGTTTAGGAGTAAAGAAGGCGGGAAACCCATTTTCCATTTCCTCAACACATCCACTTTCAGCGAGTACACCGTCCTTGATTCTGCCTGTGTCGTCAAGATTGACCCCACGGCGCCCCTTCGCCAAATGGCCTTGCTCAGCTGCTGCATAGCTACCG GTGTGGGAGCTGTATGTAATACTGCCAAAGTGCAGCCTGGCTCAACTGTGGCGGTTTTTGGTTTGGGTGCAGTTGGATTGGCG GTTGTGGAAGGAGCGCGATCACGAGGAGCATCCAAAATCATAGGGGTCGATGTTAACCCCGACAAACTAACGAAAG GTCAAACGATGGGAGTTACCCATTTCGTAAATCCCAAGGAACTGGAAAAGCCCGTGCATGAG GTAATTAGAGAAATGACGGGAGGAGGGGTGGAGTACAGTTTTGAATGTGCGGGTAACTTGGATGTTGTCAGGGAGGCTTTCCTATCTACCCACGAC GGTTGGGGTTTGACAGTTGTTCTGGGGGTGCACGCGACGCCCGCAATGCTGCCTCTCCATCCCATGGAGCTGTTTGATGGGCGAAGGATCGTAGGCTCAGTTTTTGGTGATTTCAAGGGCAAGTCTCAATTGCCCCGTCTTGCTCAAGACTGCATGCGCGGG GTGGCCAGGTTGGATGAGTTCATTACTCATCAACTACCTTTCGAAAAGATCAATGAAGCTTTCCAGCTGCTGGTTCGAGGAAAATCCTTGCGATGCCTTCTTCATCTATCATCACCTCAACTCAACTAA
- the LOC113722413 gene encoding alcohol dehydrogenase-like 3 isoform X3, translated as MEEGDTHSAANTITCKAAVVYGPGQPLVIQDVLVDPPKKMEVRIRILYTSICHTDLGAWLGTNEAQRAYPRILGHEASGVVESVGEGVTELKAGDHAVPIFNGECGSCDYCKSDKTNLCEKYRVNPLKSVMVNDGKCRFRSKEGGKPIFHFLNTSTFSEYTVLDSACVVKIDPTAPLRQMALLSCCIATGVGAVCNTAKVQPGSTVAVFGLGAVGLAVVEGARSRGASKIIGVDVNPDKLTKGQTMGVTHFVNPKELEKPVHEVIREMTGGGVEYSFECAGNLDVVREAFLSTHDGWGLTVVLGVHATPAMLPLHPMELFDGRRIVGSVFGDFKGKSQLPRLAQDCMRGVSEH; from the exons ATGGAGGAAG GTGACACGCATTCCGCAGCAAATACCATAACTTGCAAAG ctGCGGTGGTCTACGGTCCGGGGCAACCTTTGGTGATACAAGATGTTTTAGTGGATCCCCCAAAGAAAATGGAGGTCCGTATCCGGATCCTCTACACTTCAATTTGCCACACCGATCTTGGCGCTTGGCTAGGCACG aatgaagctCAGAGAGCGTATCCTCGAATTCTGGGACATGAAGCTTCAGG AGTGGTAGAGAGCGTGGGAGAAGGAGTGACGGAGCTGAAAGCCGGAGATCACGCGGTTCCCATATTCAACGGGGAGTGCGGGAGCTGCGATTACTGCAAATCCGACAAAACAAATCTGTGCGAAAAATATCGGGTAAATCCATTGAAAAGCGTAATGGTGAACGATGGCAAGTGTAGGTTTAGGAGTAAAGAAGGCGGGAAACCCATTTTCCATTTCCTCAACACATCCACTTTCAGCGAGTACACCGTCCTTGATTCTGCCTGTGTCGTCAAGATTGACCCCACGGCGCCCCTTCGCCAAATGGCCTTGCTCAGCTGCTGCATAGCTACCG GTGTGGGAGCTGTATGTAATACTGCCAAAGTGCAGCCTGGCTCAACTGTGGCGGTTTTTGGTTTGGGTGCAGTTGGATTGGCG GTTGTGGAAGGAGCGCGATCACGAGGAGCATCCAAAATCATAGGGGTCGATGTTAACCCCGACAAACTAACGAAAG GTCAAACGATGGGAGTTACCCATTTCGTAAATCCCAAGGAACTGGAAAAGCCCGTGCATGAG GTAATTAGAGAAATGACGGGAGGAGGGGTGGAGTACAGTTTTGAATGTGCGGGTAACTTGGATGTTGTCAGGGAGGCTTTCCTATCTACCCACGAC GGTTGGGGTTTGACAGTTGTTCTGGGGGTGCACGCGACGCCCGCAATGCTGCCTCTCCATCCCATGGAGCTGTTTGATGGGCGAAGGATCGTAGGCTCAGTTTTTGGTGATTTCAAGGGCAAGTCTCAATTGCCCCGTCTTGCTCAAGACTGCATGCGCGGGGTGAGTGAGCACTGA
- the LOC113722413 gene encoding alcohol dehydrogenase-like 3 isoform X4: MEEEKGEKGKAGKNNRPPSIKLPGKGDTHSAANTITCKAAVVYGPGQPLVIQDVLVDPPKKMEVRIRILYTSICHTDLGAWLGTNEAQRAYPRILGHEASGVVESVGEGVTELKAGDHAVPIFNGECGSCDYCKSDKTNLCEKYRVNPLKSVMVNDGKCRFRSKEGGKPIFHFLNTSTFSEYTVLDSACVVKIDPTAPLRQMALLSCCIATGVGAVCNTAKVQPGSTVAVFGLGAVGLAVVEGARSRGASKIIGVDVNPDKLTKGQTMGVTHFVNPKELEKPVHEVIREMTGGGVEYSFECAGNLDVVREAFLSTHDVRLGFDSCSGGARDARNAASPSHGAV, from the exons ATGGAGGAAG AAAAGGGAGAGAAGGGGAAAGCGGGGAAAAACAACAGGCCTCCATCGATTAAGCTACCCGGAAAAG GTGACACGCATTCCGCAGCAAATACCATAACTTGCAAAG ctGCGGTGGTCTACGGTCCGGGGCAACCTTTGGTGATACAAGATGTTTTAGTGGATCCCCCAAAGAAAATGGAGGTCCGTATCCGGATCCTCTACACTTCAATTTGCCACACCGATCTTGGCGCTTGGCTAGGCACG aatgaagctCAGAGAGCGTATCCTCGAATTCTGGGACATGAAGCTTCAGG AGTGGTAGAGAGCGTGGGAGAAGGAGTGACGGAGCTGAAAGCCGGAGATCACGCGGTTCCCATATTCAACGGGGAGTGCGGGAGCTGCGATTACTGCAAATCCGACAAAACAAATCTGTGCGAAAAATATCGGGTAAATCCATTGAAAAGCGTAATGGTGAACGATGGCAAGTGTAGGTTTAGGAGTAAAGAAGGCGGGAAACCCATTTTCCATTTCCTCAACACATCCACTTTCAGCGAGTACACCGTCCTTGATTCTGCCTGTGTCGTCAAGATTGACCCCACGGCGCCCCTTCGCCAAATGGCCTTGCTCAGCTGCTGCATAGCTACCG GTGTGGGAGCTGTATGTAATACTGCCAAAGTGCAGCCTGGCTCAACTGTGGCGGTTTTTGGTTTGGGTGCAGTTGGATTGGCG GTTGTGGAAGGAGCGCGATCACGAGGAGCATCCAAAATCATAGGGGTCGATGTTAACCCCGACAAACTAACGAAAG GTCAAACGATGGGAGTTACCCATTTCGTAAATCCCAAGGAACTGGAAAAGCCCGTGCATGAG GTAATTAGAGAAATGACGGGAGGAGGGGTGGAGTACAGTTTTGAATGTGCGGGTAACTTGGATGTTGTCAGGGAGGCTTTCCTATCTACCCACGACGTAC GGTTGGGGTTTGACAGTTGTTCTGGGGGTGCACGCGACGCCCGCAATGCTGCCTCTCCATCCCATGGAGCTGTTTGA
- the LOC113722413 gene encoding alcohol dehydrogenase-like 3 isoform X5, with product MEVRIRILYTSICHTDLGAWLGTNEAQRAYPRILGHEASGVVESVGEGVTELKAGDHAVPIFNGECGSCDYCKSDKTNLCEKYRVNPLKSVMVNDGKCRFRSKEGGKPIFHFLNTSTFSEYTVLDSACVVKIDPTAPLRQMALLSCCIATGVGAVCNTAKVQPGSTVAVFGLGAVGLAVVEGARSRGASKIIGVDVNPDKLTKGQTMGVTHFVNPKELEKPVHEVIREMTGGGVEYSFECAGNLDVVREAFLSTHDGWGLTVVLGVHATPAMLPLHPMELFDGRRIVGSVFGDFKGKSQLPRLAQDCMRGVARLDEFITHQLPFEKINEAFQLLVRGKSLRCLLHLSSPQLN from the exons ATGGAGGTCCGTATCCGGATCCTCTACACTTCAATTTGCCACACCGATCTTGGCGCTTGGCTAGGCACG aatgaagctCAGAGAGCGTATCCTCGAATTCTGGGACATGAAGCTTCAGG AGTGGTAGAGAGCGTGGGAGAAGGAGTGACGGAGCTGAAAGCCGGAGATCACGCGGTTCCCATATTCAACGGGGAGTGCGGGAGCTGCGATTACTGCAAATCCGACAAAACAAATCTGTGCGAAAAATATCGGGTAAATCCATTGAAAAGCGTAATGGTGAACGATGGCAAGTGTAGGTTTAGGAGTAAAGAAGGCGGGAAACCCATTTTCCATTTCCTCAACACATCCACTTTCAGCGAGTACACCGTCCTTGATTCTGCCTGTGTCGTCAAGATTGACCCCACGGCGCCCCTTCGCCAAATGGCCTTGCTCAGCTGCTGCATAGCTACCG GTGTGGGAGCTGTATGTAATACTGCCAAAGTGCAGCCTGGCTCAACTGTGGCGGTTTTTGGTTTGGGTGCAGTTGGATTGGCG GTTGTGGAAGGAGCGCGATCACGAGGAGCATCCAAAATCATAGGGGTCGATGTTAACCCCGACAAACTAACGAAAG GTCAAACGATGGGAGTTACCCATTTCGTAAATCCCAAGGAACTGGAAAAGCCCGTGCATGAG GTAATTAGAGAAATGACGGGAGGAGGGGTGGAGTACAGTTTTGAATGTGCGGGTAACTTGGATGTTGTCAGGGAGGCTTTCCTATCTACCCACGAC GGTTGGGGTTTGACAGTTGTTCTGGGGGTGCACGCGACGCCCGCAATGCTGCCTCTCCATCCCATGGAGCTGTTTGATGGGCGAAGGATCGTAGGCTCAGTTTTTGGTGATTTCAAGGGCAAGTCTCAATTGCCCCGTCTTGCTCAAGACTGCATGCGCGGG GTGGCCAGGTTGGATGAGTTCATTACTCATCAACTACCTTTCGAAAAGATCAATGAAGCTTTCCAGCTGCTGGTTCGAGGAAAATCCTTGCGATGCCTTCTTCATCTATCATCACCTCAACTCAACTAA